The Ischnura elegans chromosome 1, ioIscEleg1.1, whole genome shotgun sequence genome contains a region encoding:
- the LOC124162175 gene encoding uncharacterized protein LOC124162175, which yields MGSPLSPAVANFFMEDFEERALNSAPLRPKYFYRYVDDTFIMWLHGRDNLDQFLEHMNSQHPNITFTMELEKDGRLPFLDILIQRKSDGTLGHSVYRKPTSTNLYLNGGSHHHPSQRSAVLTTLFHRAMSISDQNSLPSELAHLKKTFAQNGYNAHQISMALKRTSEPRDKRHIEDKEKPVARACLPYVSSVSGKISRILRRHNVETIHKPPMKLKEQLVPAKDPAGLKIPGVYRVPCECGEAYIGETGRTIETRLKEHKRHLRLARPESGFWVGGGGTRV from the exons ATGGGGTCCCCTCTATCCCCCGCCGTCGCCAATTTCTTCATGGAGGATTTCGAAGAGAGGGCCTTAAACTCAGCTCCGCTACGCCCGAAGTATTTCTACCGGTACGTTGACGATACCTTCATAATGTGGCTACACGGGAGGGACAACCTTGACCAGTTCTTGGAGCACATGAACAGCCAGCATCCCAACATCACCTTCACCATGGAACTAGAGAAGGATGGCCGGCTACCGTTCCTGGATATTCTCATCCAACGGAAGAGCGATGGAACTCTTGGCCACAGCGTTTATCGGAAACCGACAAGCACCAACTTGTACTTGAATGGAGGCAGTCACCATCATCCTTCGCAGCGCTCAGCTGTACTGACAACCCTGTTTCATAGAGCCATGTCCATCTCTGACCAAAACAGTTTACCCTCGGAGTTGGCACATCTGAAGAAAACCTTTGCACAAAATGGTTACAATGCACACCAAATTTCCATGGCCCTTAAAAGGACCTCCGAACCACGGGATAAGCGCCATATAGAGGACAAGGAAAAGCCGGTTGCAAGAGCGTGCCTGCCTTATGTCTCATCAGTTTCGGGGAAGATTTCGAGGATACTCAGGAGGCACAACGTCGAGACCATCCACAAGCCTCCCATGAAATTGAAGGAACAGCTGGTACCAGCGAAGGACCCAGCCGGTCTCAAGATTCCTGGTGTCTACCGTGTCCCCTGCGAGTGCGGTGAGGCATACATTGGAGAAACTGGCCGCACCATTGAAACCAGGCTTAAAGAACATAAGCGGCATCTGAGGCTTG CAAGACCGGAATCAGGATTTTGGGTCGGCGGAgggggcaccagggtctga